The following are from one region of the Zonotrichia leucophrys gambelii isolate GWCS_2022_RI chromosome 1A, RI_Zleu_2.0, whole genome shotgun sequence genome:
- the NUP50 gene encoding nuclear pore complex protein Nup50 produces the protein MAKRIAEKELTDRNWDQEDEAEEVGTFSVASEEVLKNRAIKKAKRRNVGSESESGGAFKGFKGFVLPSGKGGGGFSGFGNGAGIKPLEGLSNGSSSASSTPPFSSLKSTSETQSAFGSPMSNGPSAAVFAEKKAASPTANGGSSQPCSSGSTLGSAPASGSYHKQLAALNCSVRDWIVKHVNSNPLCDLTPIFRDYERYLASIEQQHGGSSDSSSENEGSKTPAPQAAPVFGSSKLQQGSTFLFNSKTEDTSDKKAEAATEKRDPLLGATSTVSFNFGKSVDSPVLGSLGSGTLSSFSFSSGNSGLFGKDANQAKSVTTASTSSLEAQTDSGNNDDKGGEEEEEEPPKVIVNEIKEDDAFYSKKCKLFYKKDNEFKEKGVGTLHLKPAGNEKTQLLVRADTNLGNILLNVLIPPKMPCTRTGKNNVLIVCVPNPPIDEKNPAVPVTMLIRVKTSEDADELHKILLEKKEA, from the exons ATGGCCAAGAGAATTGCAGAAAAGGAGCTGACTGACCGAAACTGGGACCAGGAGGATGAAGCTGAAGAG GTGGGAACATTCTCTGTGGCAAGTGAGGAGGTCCTGAAGAACAGAGctattaaaaaagcaaagcGCCGCAACGTGGGGTCAGAG tctGAAAGCGGAGGAGCTTTTAAAGGGTTTAAAGGCTTTGTATTGCCttctggaaaaggaggaggaggcttcagtggatttgggaatggtgCAGGAATAAAGCCTTTGGAAGGGCTGTCTAATGGAAGCAGTAGTGCCTCTAGTACTCCTCCTTTCAGCAGTTTGAAGAGCACCTCTGAAACACAATCAGCATTTG GATCCCCGATGTCCAAcggccccagtgctgctgtgtttgctgagaAGAaggctgccagccccacagccaacggcggcagcagccagccctgctcctcggGCAGCACCCTGGGCTCAGCGCCCGCCTCTGGCTCCTACCACAAACAGCTGGCTGCCCTCAACTGCTCCGTGCGAGACTGGATAGTGAAACACGTCAACAGCAACCCCCTGTGCGACCTCACGCCCATCTTCAGGGACTACGAGCGCTACTTGGCCAGCATCGAGCAGCAGCACGggggcagcagtgacagcagctccGAGAACGAGGGCAGCAAGACCCCTgccccccaggctgctcctgtgtttgggAGTTCAAAGCTCCAGCAAGGCTCCACCTTTTTGTTTAACAGCAAAACTGAGGATACCTCCGACAAAAAAGCTGAAGCTGCAACAGAAAAAAGAGACCCGTTGTTAGGAGCTACATCAACTGTCTCGTTTAATTTTGGCAAGAGTGTTGACAGTCCTGTTTTGGGTTCCCTCGGTTCAGGAACGCTTAGtagtttctcattttcttctgggAATTCAGGTTTGTTTGGAAAAGATGCAAACCAGGCCAAGTCTGTCACTACAGCATCCACCAGTTCATTGGAAGCTCAAACAGACAGTGGCAATAATGATGACAAAG gaggggaagaggaggaagaagagccACCAAAAGTCATCGtcaatgaaataaaagaagatGATGCTTTCTACTCAAAGAA gtGCAAACTGTTCTACAAAAAGGATaatgaatttaaagaaaaaggtgTAGGAACATTACATTTAAAACcagcaggaaatgaaaaaacTCAACTCTTAGTACGAGCAGATACCAATTTAG GAAATATCCTGTTGAATGTTCTAATTCCACCTAAGATGCCATGCACAAGAACCGGAAAAAACAATGTTCTAATAGTTTGTGTTCCTAACCCACCCATCGATGAGAAGAACCCAGCTGTTCCTGTCACTATGCTAATAAGAGTGAAAACAAGTGAGGATGCAGATGAGTTGCACAAAATCTTACTGGAGAAAAAGGAGGCTTAA